A DNA window from Camelina sativa cultivar DH55 chromosome 13, Cs, whole genome shotgun sequence contains the following coding sequences:
- the LOC104737900 gene encoding uncharacterized protein LOC104737900 produces the protein MTRWFYESRELSAKQKDPLIVEVENKISRRIEKGKFMNGYPMSRSMLQVKGNGVDYIVDLERRTCSCGKFSIQKIPCRHAIKAAFDIGRDLYPYVDDVYTTTAWRSQYEDTINPIGVPEEE, from the coding sequence ATGACACGCTGGTTTTATGAGAGTAGAGAGTTAAGTGCAAAGCAAAAAGATCCTTTAATTGTTGAGGTGGAGAATaagatttcaagaagaatagagaaaggTAAATTCATGAACGGTTATCCGATGAGCAGATCCATGTTGCAGGTTAAAGGTAATGGAGTAGACTACATTGTTGACTTAGAAAGAAGGACTTGTTCATGTGGAAAGTTCAGCATCCAAAAAATCCCTTGTAGACATGCTATAAAAGCAGCTTTTGATATAGGCAGGGATCTATATCCTTATGTTGATGATGTGTATACCACTACCGCATGGAGATCGCAATATGAggacactattaatccaataggTGTTCCTGAAGAAGAATGA